One window of Papaver somniferum cultivar HN1 chromosome 9, ASM357369v1, whole genome shotgun sequence genomic DNA carries:
- the LOC113313971 gene encoding uncharacterized protein LOC113313971 produces the protein MWQLVVAAAVAGCGMYAKHFLKNVDQATKILVHVDPEINESCDDHATKGIYEEENESVDPEISKTCDDPKSSGEQNMVVEKEKGIFRFSSLDPGGSRLGLLKKVGLRKNVGRVSKRRIKVEKYNTCVEEERNKGKKISLHLKRRRTNKNAKRKCGYFSSNGDPSFGWGIGLGIMCMISAGKAEINKMNEAIEETAKVVSNFEFCAQ, from the exons ATGTGGCAACTCGTTGTAGCTGCAGCAGTTGCAGGATGTGGAATGTACGCGAAACATTTTCTTAAAAACGTAGATCAAGCTACGAAAATACTTGTTCATGTTGATCCTGAGATTAACGAATCCTGTGATGATCACGCTACTAAAGGTATTTATGAGGaggagaatgaatctgttgatccCGAGATTAGTAAAACCTGTGATGATCCTAAGAGCTCCGGGGAACAAAATATGGTAGTTGAGAAAGAAAAGGGAATCTTTAGGTTTTCTAGTTTAGATCCCGGTGGGTCTAGATTGGGTTTGCTGAAAAAGGTGGGATTAAGGAAAAATGTGGGGAGGGTTAGTAAGAGAAGAATTAAGGTTGAGAAATATAATACTTGTGTGGAGGAGGAGagaaacaaaggaaagaaaatcTCACTTCACTTGAAGAGAAGAAGAACTAacaagaatgcaaaaagaaaatgtggatatttttcttctaatg GTGACCCATCATTTGGTTGGGGGATAGGTCTTGGGATTATGTGCATGATTTCAGCTGGGAAGGCTGAAATTAACAAGATGAACGAGGCTATAGAGGAAACTGCAAAAGTCGTTAGTAATTTTGAATTCTGTGCTCAGTAA